One Archangium violaceum genomic window, AGCGGCTCCAGCGCGCCGATGTAGACCAGCACGTCCACGGCGACGATCAGATCGTGGTGGGCCGTGGAGGCGCCGAGCTCCGCGGTGATCTCCCCGGCCCGCAGCATGTCGTAGACGCCGCGCTCGCGTGCCTTGGCCAGCATGCCCGTCGAGAGGTCGATTCCCTCCAGGCGCCGGGCGAAGGGCCGCAGGAGTGGACCGGCCAGCCCGGTGCCGCAGCCCAGGTCGAGCACATCGAGCGCCTTCCGTTCACCGAGCACCGCGCGCACCGCGTCCATGAGCCGCTCGGGCGCGCGGTAGGCGAGGAACCCGCGCAGGCTGTCATCGAAGCTCGGGGCGTAGACGTCGAACAGCGCGGTGACATAGGCATCGGCCGATCGCTCCGGTGGCGTGCTCCCGGTCTCGGCCGCTTCGAGGTAGGCGATCACCGAGTCCATCGCCTCCTGGGGGACCCCCATGTCACGGCAGCGCCGCGCGTGGAGCTGCCGGCGCAGGGGTGCCTCCTCGTCGGCCCTCCCGAGCTCCCGGAGGAGGGAGACCAACATCTTCAGGGCGTCCTTGTCCTCGGGCTGTTGCTCGAGCTGCTCATGCAGGGCCGCCTCGGCCGCCTGGGTCTCCCTCCGGGACCACAGCACGTGGGCGCCGTACGTGGGGGGCACGAGCTCCGCCCCTTCGAATCCACAGGCTTCCAGACGCGCACGCCAATCGATGGGGGAGGGTTTCATTGAGTGAGTGAGGCACAGGGTACACCCCGAGAGCTCCACAAGACCATTGACGCGGTGCGCACTCCCTGGGAAGCGTGGCGTCATGGACAGCATCGAGCGGGCGCGCAGGTACGCGGTGGTGACGGGGGCTTCCAGCGGCATCGGCCGGGAGCTGGCGGCGGTCCTCGCGCGTGAGGGGTACGCGTTGGTGCTGGTGGCCCGGCGCTCCGAGCCCATGCGGGCCCTGGCGGATCAGCTCCAGCAGGCCCATGGGACTCCCTCCGTGGTGGTGGGCGCGGACCTCGGTACACCCGAGGGCGTGGCCACCGTGATGCGCGAGGTGAAGGAGCGCCATCTCGACGTCGAGGTCCTGGTGAACAACGCCGGCTTCGGTCTGGCCGGGCCCTTCGCCGAGCTGCCCGCCGAGGGACAGCTGGGGATGATCGATCTCAACGTCCGGGCGCTCACCGCGCTCACCCGCGAGCTCGTGCCGGGCATGGTGGCGCGGGGGGGCGGGTACGTGCTCAACGTGGCGTCGACGGCGGCCTTCCAGCCAGGCCCGCTCATGTCCGTGTACTACGCCACCAAGGCGTACGTGCTGTCCTTCTCCACCGCGCTGCACGAGGAGCTGCGGGGCCGGGGCGTGACGGTGACGGCCCTGTGCCCGGGGTTCACCGACACGGAGTTCGCCGCGCGGGCCGCGGAGCACCAGCGGCCCCGGCTCTTCAGCGGACCTCTCGGAAGTGGAGATGCGCGGCAGGTGGCCGAGTCCGGCTACCGGGCCATGAAGCGAGGCAGGGCGGTGGTGGTGCCCGGGCTTGTCAATCTCCTGGGCACATGGTTCGTGCCCTTCGCCCCACTGGGGCTGAAACTCCGCCTCACCCGATACCTGAACGCGAGCGAGACCTGATCCATGAACAAGCGCTACCGCTGCACCATGTGTGAGTACATCTATGATCCGGCCCAGGGAGATCCCGACTCGGGCATCGCTCCGGGGACGCCCTTCGAGCAGATTCCCGAGGACTGGTACTGCCCCCAGTGCGGGGCGACCAAGGCGGACTTCGAGCCGCTCGAGGAGTAGCCGGCTCAGACCCTGCGGCGCAGCAGGTAGACGACGTGCTGCGAGCCGGGCTCGATGGGCTGCAGCTTGCCGCTCTCGAATGGCGCGCCGACCAGCGCCATCATCCCGTCCATGGTGCCGTTCATGAAGTACGGGTCGATGCCGTGTTGGGAGCCGAGGGCGGCGTGGAACTCGGGCATGACCTCGAAGATGACCTCGAGGGAGCCATCTGTCAGGAAGCGGGTCCGGGCCGCCAGGAAGTTGGTCCCCGACTGCAGCCCGCGGGAGATCCGCGTCAGCGAGCGCTCCCAGCCGAGCATCCGGAGCATCGCGAATACGGCCTTGCCCATCGTGGTCTGGCCGTAGCCATCCACCACCAGGCGGCCGATCCGATAGCGGGCCTGCTCACTGGGGAGGTCTGGATGGAGGACCTCGGCGCAGACACGCAGGGCGGCGAACCAGGTCGGGATGGAGTAGGCGACCAGGAACGGCTGGTCCAGATCGATGCCGATCGTCTTGAGTCGTCGCCGGGTGCTCTCGTCGAGCCGCTCCTTGATGCCGTGCTTGAACAGCGCTTCCACCACCTGACTGAAGATGACGGGTTCCTTTTGGGTCACGACGGCTGTCATCAGCATCGGAGCG contains:
- a CDS encoding SDR family NAD(P)-dependent oxidoreductase, coding for MDSIERARRYAVVTGASSGIGRELAAVLAREGYALVLVARRSEPMRALADQLQQAHGTPSVVVGADLGTPEGVATVMREVKERHLDVEVLVNNAGFGLAGPFAELPAEGQLGMIDLNVRALTALTRELVPGMVARGGGYVLNVASTAAFQPGPLMSVYYATKAYVLSFSTALHEELRGRGVTVTALCPGFTDTEFAARAAEHQRPRLFSGPLGSGDARQVAESGYRAMKRGRAVVVPGLVNLLGTWFVPFAPLGLKLRLTRYLNASET
- a CDS encoding class I SAM-dependent DNA methyltransferase, producing MPPTYGAHVLWSRRETQAAEAALHEQLEQQPEDKDALKMLVSLLRELGRADEEAPLRRQLHARRCRDMGVPQEAMDSVIAYLEAAETGSTPPERSADAYVTALFDVYAPSFDDSLRGFLAYRAPERLMDAVRAVLGERKALDVLDLGCGTGLAGPLLRPFARRLEGIDLSTGMLAKARERGVYDMLRAGEITAELGASTAHHDLIVAVDVLVYIGALEPLFERAARRLAPGGLFAFTVEKGTEPGYRLLPSARYAHHLDYVRGCASAVGLRPVVEREDILRRQAGQPVIGHVVVLTGS
- the rd gene encoding rubredoxin, whose protein sequence is MNKRYRCTMCEYIYDPAQGDPDSGIAPGTPFEQIPEDWYCPQCGATKADFEPLEE
- a CDS encoding DUF2378 family protein; the encoded protein is MTQKEPVIFSQVVEALFKHGIKERLDESTRRRLKTIGIDLDQPFLVAYSIPTWFAALRVCAEVLHPDLPSEQARYRIGRLVVDGYGQTTMGKAVFAMLRMLGWERSLTRISRGLQSGTNFLAARTRFLTDGSLEVIFEVMPEFHAALGSQHGIDPYFMNGTMDGMMALVGAPFESGKLQPIEPGSQHVVYLLRRRV